A region from the Sandaracinus amylolyticus genome encodes:
- a CDS encoding Mrp/NBP35 family ATP-binding protein yields MAELTTESLRTALSKVVDPVFEKPMLDIGALTDLSVEPGGEVKVRAHLATPSSTVHAKVREEIERAAREAGATAVDIAIDVQVPTREVMGDDPIPGVKNVVLVMSGKGGVGKSTTAVNLTLALKRAGLRVGILDADIYGPSIPTMMGVHGHPPTRDDKKILPLERFGVKMMSIGFLLEDDKQAVIWRGPMLHSALQQFLKDVEWGELDYLVLDLPPGTGDVALTMAQKLKVSGVVMVTTPQEVALQDVYKCVSMCSKLSLPILGVIENMSYFVDSAGVRQELFGRGGGEKIAEFAKAPLLGQIPLEPPVREWGDKGMPIVQSVPDSASAKAFTAVADALIAKVANLHFERTGGTRIPAAKGPTRLRIVR; encoded by the coding sequence ATGGCCGAGCTCACCACCGAGTCGCTCCGCACCGCGCTGTCGAAGGTCGTCGATCCGGTGTTCGAAAAGCCGATGCTCGACATCGGCGCGCTGACCGATCTGTCGGTGGAGCCCGGTGGCGAGGTGAAGGTGCGCGCGCACCTCGCGACTCCGTCGAGCACCGTGCACGCGAAGGTGCGCGAGGAGATCGAGCGCGCGGCGCGCGAGGCCGGCGCGACGGCGGTCGACATCGCGATCGACGTGCAGGTCCCGACGCGCGAGGTGATGGGCGACGACCCGATCCCCGGCGTGAAGAACGTCGTGCTCGTGATGAGCGGCAAGGGCGGCGTCGGGAAGAGCACGACCGCCGTGAACCTGACGCTCGCGCTCAAGCGCGCGGGGCTGCGCGTCGGCATCCTCGACGCGGACATCTACGGCCCGTCGATCCCGACGATGATGGGCGTGCACGGCCACCCGCCGACGCGCGACGACAAGAAGATCCTCCCGCTCGAGCGCTTCGGCGTGAAGATGATGTCGATCGGCTTCCTGCTCGAGGACGACAAGCAGGCGGTGATCTGGCGCGGACCGATGCTGCACAGCGCGCTGCAGCAGTTCCTCAAGGACGTCGAGTGGGGCGAGCTCGACTACCTCGTGCTCGACCTGCCGCCGGGCACCGGCGACGTCGCGCTGACGATGGCGCAGAAGCTCAAGGTGAGCGGCGTCGTGATGGTGACCACGCCGCAAGAGGTCGCGCTGCAGGACGTCTACAAGTGCGTCTCGATGTGCAGCAAGCTGAGCCTGCCGATCCTCGGCGTGATCGAGAACATGAGCTACTTCGTCGACAGCGCGGGCGTGCGACAGGAGCTCTTCGGACGCGGCGGCGGCGAGAAGATCGCGGAGTTCGCGAAGGCGCCGCTGCTCGGTCAGATCCCGCTCGAGCCGCCGGTGCGCGAGTGGGGCGACAAGGGCATGCCGATCGTGCAGAGCGTGCCCGACAGTGCGAGCGCGAAGGCGTTCACCGCGGTGGCGGACGCGCTGATCGCGAAGGTCGCGAACCTGCACTTCGAGCGCACCGGCGGGACTCGCATCCCCGCGGCGAAGGGCCCGACTCGACTGCGCATCGTGCGCTGA
- a CDS encoding replication-associated recombination protein A, whose protein sequence is MDLFDHKEDRDREGAPLSDRMRPRRLTDMVGQRHLVAEGSLLRRAIQQDRIPSMILWGPPGTGKTTLARAVAAETKAVFVPFSAVMSGVPELRKILAEAAERKRLHGTRTILFVDEIHRWNKAQQDALLPHVERGAVVLIGATTENPSFAVNAALLSRARVFRLEPHEPSDLRALLERAMSDREHGLGKLALTVDPEALGVIAEMAQGDARRALDVLELAANDATARKVALDREAVEQALASRTLLYDKSGEEHYNVVSAFIKSMRGSDPDAAIYWMMRMLEAGEDPLFVMRRLVIFASEDVGNADPNALQIAVAADAAFRRLGMPEGLHPLAQCCTYLASTVKSNASYEAWQRAQDAVKQHGPLPVPMKLRNAATKHMKAWGYGEGYRYPHAEGGHAQGETYLPDALVGARFYEPKDIGIESRIKQRLAKLRGDERPPTEDPPRAENDARRTDRSRPDVPREEGPRTDPPDER, encoded by the coding sequence ATGGACCTGTTCGACCACAAGGAAGATCGCGACCGCGAGGGCGCACCGCTCTCCGATCGCATGCGGCCGCGACGTCTCACCGACATGGTCGGACAGCGACATCTCGTGGCCGAGGGCTCGCTGCTCCGTCGCGCGATCCAGCAGGACCGGATCCCGTCGATGATCCTCTGGGGCCCGCCCGGCACCGGGAAGACGACGCTCGCGCGCGCGGTCGCCGCGGAGACCAAGGCGGTGTTCGTCCCGTTCAGCGCGGTGATGAGCGGCGTGCCCGAGCTGCGGAAGATCCTGGCCGAGGCTGCGGAGCGGAAGCGCCTGCACGGCACGCGCACGATCCTCTTCGTCGACGAGATCCACCGCTGGAACAAGGCGCAGCAGGACGCGCTGCTGCCCCACGTCGAGCGCGGCGCGGTGGTGCTGATCGGCGCGACCACCGAGAACCCGAGCTTCGCGGTGAACGCGGCGCTGCTCTCACGAGCGCGCGTGTTCCGCCTCGAGCCGCACGAGCCGAGCGATCTGCGCGCGCTGCTCGAGCGCGCGATGAGCGACCGCGAGCACGGCCTCGGCAAGCTCGCGCTCACCGTGGATCCCGAGGCGCTCGGCGTGATCGCGGAGATGGCGCAAGGCGACGCGCGTCGTGCGCTCGACGTGCTCGAACTCGCGGCGAACGACGCGACGGCGAGGAAGGTCGCGCTCGATCGCGAGGCGGTGGAGCAAGCGCTCGCGTCGCGCACGCTGCTCTACGACAAGAGCGGCGAGGAGCACTACAACGTCGTCTCCGCGTTCATCAAGTCGATGCGTGGCAGCGATCCCGACGCCGCGATCTACTGGATGATGCGCATGCTCGAGGCCGGCGAAGATCCGCTCTTCGTGATGCGGCGCCTGGTCATCTTCGCGAGCGAGGACGTCGGCAACGCGGACCCGAACGCGCTGCAGATCGCGGTCGCGGCGGACGCGGCGTTCCGTCGGCTCGGCATGCCCGAGGGCCTCCATCCGCTCGCGCAGTGCTGCACGTACCTCGCGAGCACCGTGAAGAGCAACGCGAGCTACGAAGCGTGGCAGCGCGCGCAGGACGCGGTGAAGCAACACGGCCCGCTCCCCGTGCCCATGAAGCTGCGCAACGCAGCGACCAAACACATGAAGGCGTGGGGATACGGCGAGGGCTACCGCTATCCGCACGCCGAGGGCGGCCACGCGCAGGGCGAGACGTACTTGCCCGACGCGCTCGTGGGCGCGCGCTTCTACGAGCCGAAGGACATCGGCATCGAGTCGCGGATCAAACAGCGCCTCGCGAAGCTCCGCGGCGACGAGCGACCGCCCACCGAAGACCCGCCGCGCGCCGAAAACGACGCCCGCCGCACCGACCGTTCGCGCCCCGACGTCCCGCGTGAGGAAGGCCCCCGCACCGACCCCCCGGACGAGCGCTGA
- a CDS encoding PilZ domain-containing protein: MTTRNVLEMIFEYQLLRAKQDRLEVPLDDDERARLFGLGRLLTGDGSPGARTMPRLPFPKTVSFTMPGCFESGEVKNLSGNGLAIATTRPPVIGARVIVRLVDEAAGCEYFFPCRVIWARRTNLPGMGLVFDGVPTRSEYLAEESTGVWRRAMRMGDPPREANVA; this comes from the coding sequence ATGACGACCCGCAACGTCCTCGAGATGATCTTCGAGTATCAGCTCCTCCGGGCGAAGCAGGATCGTCTGGAGGTCCCGCTCGACGACGACGAGCGCGCGCGCCTCTTCGGGCTCGGGCGCCTGCTGACCGGCGACGGCAGCCCAGGTGCGCGCACGATGCCGCGACTGCCGTTCCCGAAGACCGTGAGCTTCACGATGCCGGGGTGCTTCGAGTCCGGCGAGGTGAAGAACCTGAGCGGCAACGGCCTCGCGATCGCGACGACGCGACCGCCGGTGATCGGCGCGCGCGTGATCGTGCGGCTCGTCGACGAAGCAGCGGGCTGCGAGTACTTCTTCCCGTGTCGCGTGATCTGGGCGCGCCGCACGAACCTGCCGGGCATGGGCCTGGTGTTCGACGGAGTGCCGACGCGCAGCGAGTACCTCGCCGAAGAGAGCACGGGCGTGTGGCGGCGCGCGATGCGCATGGGCGACCCTCCGCGCGAAGCGAACGTCGCATAG
- a CDS encoding penicillin acylase family protein, which yields MTYRFRLLLLSLASLPLLAACGDDDDAPPTTDGGTDAGMMTTTDLALPGLDGEVEVVYDDRGIPHIYGTTRHDVLVVQGYLMSRDRFAQMEFIRRSVLGRIAEIAGEDSLEDDVISRWEGYRRMGVEIYESLPTDDPARLSAEAFVEGINLYIDAVMRREEDPAVMGADVINLVIFGSSFGHWEPADIFALARFQSANLSFDPRDDLNRSARLALIQQAFPADDADPRIAARSGLFEDLFTQRPAREAFTDDGFPDGTTMALLPVIDPRPFGARFTPNVRAIRGAMPFLDRIEERQSRIFGDLVTRGSNNWTVSGEHTASGNPILSNDPHLSLISPAVWWYVHLNTARMGGEDMIDAQGTAFAGLPGVVIGFNRDIAWGVTTTGYDVTDAYQEQITGTCDADGNVTGGTVLWMGGQSPIAFHEETISLASGDPITVRFPYASHRPGSQFLPGSCVAVEGTTDRFVAVSVRYTGWEPSNELATFTGLMTATDVESGRAALDAFEVGSQNFMIVDRDDIMWSTQARIPVRSEMATNLVIDEETGEHTGYCPHMVVPGTGEYEWTGDLADTAIPHELAPARGWIATANQDNVGVTQDGNPCNDEHYVGAGFDYGWREARIQERLAELVERGDITTDDMIALQAETQSPLGRTLRDPIVAILGDTAAIEALGLTEDEETDLAAARTQLMEWTFETPHGVGATDTAEIADSVATTIFNAALTRIIPLALGDETERAMIGGPTSESARLIEWMLTSPSRLLSYDEAAMESVLWDDIRTDAVETKEEIVIRGVLAGLAFLTERMETSDWTEWRWGRLHTVRFNSVVPILGGDDVLSIPAENDPTYPNGFPRHGDWGNVDPGNFGLWNTESFSFGSGASQRLIVEMTADGPRAFNAIPGGQSIDPMSPHKQDEALLWIRNEQPPLYFTEQDVMSHAERELTVRPMD from the coding sequence ATGACGTACCGGTTCCGCTTGCTCCTGCTCTCTCTCGCATCGCTGCCCTTGCTCGCTGCGTGCGGCGACGACGACGACGCGCCGCCCACGACCGACGGCGGCACCGACGCGGGGATGATGACGACCACCGACCTCGCGCTGCCGGGCCTCGATGGAGAGGTCGAGGTCGTGTACGACGATCGCGGCATCCCGCACATCTACGGGACGACGCGCCACGACGTGCTCGTCGTGCAGGGCTACCTGATGAGCCGCGATCGCTTCGCCCAGATGGAGTTCATCCGTCGCAGCGTGCTCGGTCGCATCGCGGAGATCGCGGGCGAGGACTCGCTCGAGGACGACGTGATCTCGCGCTGGGAAGGCTACCGGCGCATGGGCGTCGAGATCTACGAGAGCCTCCCCACGGACGATCCGGCGCGCTTGTCGGCCGAGGCGTTCGTCGAGGGCATCAACCTCTACATCGATGCCGTGATGCGCCGCGAGGAGGACCCCGCCGTGATGGGCGCGGACGTCATCAACCTCGTGATCTTCGGCTCGAGCTTCGGGCACTGGGAGCCCGCCGACATCTTCGCGCTCGCGCGCTTCCAGTCGGCGAACCTGAGCTTCGATCCGCGCGACGATCTGAATCGCTCGGCGCGCCTCGCGCTCATCCAGCAGGCGTTCCCCGCCGACGACGCCGATCCGCGCATCGCGGCGCGCTCGGGCCTCTTCGAGGACCTCTTCACGCAGCGGCCGGCGCGCGAGGCGTTCACCGACGACGGCTTCCCCGACGGCACGACGATGGCGCTGCTTCCGGTGATCGATCCGCGTCCCTTCGGCGCGCGCTTCACGCCGAACGTGCGCGCGATCCGCGGCGCGATGCCGTTCCTCGATCGCATCGAGGAGCGCCAGTCGCGCATCTTCGGTGACCTCGTCACGCGCGGCTCGAACAACTGGACCGTCTCGGGCGAGCACACCGCGAGCGGCAACCCGATCCTCTCGAACGATCCGCACCTGTCGCTGATCTCGCCCGCGGTGTGGTGGTACGTGCACCTCAACACCGCGCGCATGGGCGGCGAGGACATGATCGACGCGCAGGGCACTGCGTTCGCGGGCCTTCCCGGCGTCGTCATCGGCTTCAACCGCGACATCGCGTGGGGCGTGACGACGACCGGCTACGACGTGACCGACGCGTACCAGGAGCAGATCACGGGCACGTGCGACGCGGACGGCAACGTCACGGGCGGCACCGTGCTGTGGATGGGCGGACAGAGCCCGATCGCGTTCCACGAGGAGACGATCAGCCTCGCGAGCGGCGACCCGATCACGGTGCGCTTCCCGTACGCGTCGCATCGTCCGGGCAGCCAGTTCCTCCCGGGCAGCTGCGTCGCGGTCGAGGGCACGACGGATCGCTTCGTCGCGGTCAGCGTGCGCTACACGGGCTGGGAGCCGAGCAACGAGCTCGCGACGTTCACCGGCCTGATGACCGCGACCGACGTCGAGTCGGGGCGCGCCGCGCTCGATGCGTTCGAGGTCGGCTCGCAGAACTTCATGATCGTCGATCGCGACGACATCATGTGGTCGACGCAGGCGCGCATCCCGGTGCGCTCGGAGATGGCGACGAACCTCGTGATCGACGAGGAGACCGGCGAGCACACGGGCTACTGCCCGCACATGGTCGTGCCCGGCACCGGCGAGTACGAGTGGACCGGCGACCTCGCGGACACCGCGATCCCGCACGAGCTCGCGCCTGCGCGTGGTTGGATCGCGACGGCGAACCAGGACAACGTCGGCGTCACGCAGGACGGCAACCCCTGCAACGACGAGCACTACGTCGGCGCGGGCTTCGACTACGGGTGGCGCGAGGCGCGCATCCAGGAGCGCCTCGCGGAGCTCGTGGAGCGCGGCGACATCACGACCGACGACATGATCGCGCTGCAGGCGGAGACGCAGTCGCCGCTCGGCCGCACGCTGCGTGATCCGATCGTCGCGATCCTCGGCGACACCGCCGCCATCGAAGCGCTCGGGCTCACCGAGGACGAGGAGACCGACCTCGCGGCGGCGCGCACGCAGCTCATGGAGTGGACGTTCGAGACGCCGCACGGCGTCGGCGCGACCGACACCGCGGAGATCGCGGACAGCGTCGCGACGACGATCTTCAACGCGGCGCTCACGCGCATCATCCCGCTCGCGCTCGGCGACGAGACCGAGCGCGCGATGATCGGCGGACCGACGAGCGAGTCGGCGCGTCTGATCGAGTGGATGCTGACGTCGCCGTCGCGCCTGCTCAGCTACGACGAGGCGGCGATGGAGTCGGTGCTCTGGGACGACATCCGGACCGATGCCGTCGAGACGAAGGAGGAGATCGTGATCCGCGGCGTGCTCGCGGGCCTCGCGTTCCTCACCGAGCGCATGGAGACCAGCGACTGGACCGAGTGGCGCTGGGGCCGTCTGCACACGGTGCGCTTCAACAGCGTGGTGCCGATCCTCGGCGGTGACGACGTGCTGTCGATCCCGGCGGAGAACGATCCGACGTACCCCAACGGGTTCCCGCGGCACGGCGACTGGGGCAACGTCGATCCCGGCAACTTCGGTCTGTGGAACACCGAGAGCTTCTCGTTCGGGAGCGGCGCGTCGCAGCGCCTCATCGTCGAGATGACCGCCGACGGCCCGCGCGCGTTCAACGCCATCCCGGGTGGACAGAGCATCGATCCGATGAGCCCGCACAAGCAGGACGAGGCGCTGCTCTGGATCCGCAACGAGCAGCCGCCGCTCTACTTCACCGAGCAGGACGTGATGTCGCACGCGGAGCGCGAGCTCACCGTGCGCCCGATGGACTGA
- a CDS encoding OmpA family protein, whose protein sequence is MRASIVVLVITLAGCSSLLTTSTEAPPAAAPVADRDGDDLAGEADRCADAAEDVDGFRDDDGCPDPDDDEDGIVDADDRCRCIAEDRDGFEDEDGCPDLDNDRDQILDACDACPNEIEVYDGCADEDGCPDRAHIDIESGRIVILEQILFARGSSAVAPSAHPQLDAIAAALAQNTQLTRICVTGHTDFGEPRPDRLSRARATAVRDWLVAHGISPERLEIESAADARPIVPRSASTSARAANRRVDFEILDVTGGRAPSLGRGGGCTTSWRSPCFDQPPPPPRDVCAEP, encoded by the coding sequence GTGCGCGCGTCGATCGTCGTCCTCGTGATCACTCTCGCGGGCTGCAGCTCGCTCCTCACCACGTCCACCGAGGCGCCGCCCGCGGCCGCGCCCGTCGCGGATCGTGACGGCGACGATCTCGCCGGCGAAGCCGATCGCTGCGCCGACGCCGCCGAGGACGTCGACGGCTTCCGCGACGACGACGGATGCCCCGATCCCGACGACGACGAGGACGGGATCGTCGACGCCGACGATCGCTGCCGCTGCATCGCCGAGGATCGCGACGGCTTCGAGGACGAAGACGGGTGCCCCGACCTCGACAACGATCGCGACCAGATCCTCGACGCGTGCGACGCGTGCCCGAACGAGATCGAGGTGTACGACGGATGCGCCGACGAGGACGGCTGTCCCGATCGCGCGCACATCGACATCGAGAGCGGGCGCATCGTGATCCTCGAGCAGATCCTCTTCGCCCGCGGCTCGAGCGCGGTCGCGCCGAGCGCGCACCCGCAGCTCGACGCGATCGCCGCGGCGCTCGCGCAGAACACCCAGCTCACCCGCATCTGCGTCACCGGCCACACCGACTTCGGTGAGCCGCGCCCCGATCGCTTGTCGCGAGCGCGCGCGACCGCGGTGCGCGACTGGCTCGTCGCGCACGGCATCTCCCCCGAGCGCCTCGAGATCGAGAGCGCTGCCGACGCGCGTCCGATCGTCCCGCGCAGCGCGTCGACGAGCGCGCGCGCCGCGAACCGCCGCGTCGACTTCGAGATCCTCGACGTCACCGGGGGTCGCGCTCCGTCGCTCGGCCGCGGCGGCGGATGCACCACGTCGTGGCGCTCGCCGTGCTTCGATCAGCCGCCCCCTCCGCCGCGCGACGTGTGCGCGGAGCCGTGA
- a CDS encoding RDD family protein — protein MAAEVSMDSLVPAELPVRIAARAIDVAIVVAMNVGLGQLMGFGFDWLIVGSMLVLAYFALLDAFVGATFGKLALGLRVIGPEGERVTMKQALTREAFTVLGAIPFIGPILALAAWIWIVVTIRNSPLRQGRHDALAGGTRVVRATKTVALRKP, from the coding sequence GTGGCTGCCGAGGTCTCGATGGACTCGCTCGTTCCTGCCGAGCTCCCCGTTCGCATCGCTGCGCGCGCCATCGACGTCGCGATCGTGGTCGCGATGAACGTCGGGCTCGGTCAGCTGATGGGGTTCGGATTCGACTGGCTGATCGTGGGCTCGATGCTCGTGCTCGCGTACTTCGCGCTGCTCGACGCGTTCGTGGGCGCGACGTTCGGCAAGCTCGCGCTGGGGCTACGCGTGATCGGCCCCGAGGGCGAGCGCGTCACGATGAAGCAGGCGCTCACGCGCGAAGCGTTCACCGTGCTCGGCGCGATCCCTTTCATCGGCCCGATCCTCGCGCTCGCCGCATGGATCTGGATCGTGGTGACGATCCGCAACAGTCCGCTGCGCCAAGGCCGCCACGACGCGCTCGCAGGCGGCACCCGCGTGGTGCGCGCTACGAAAACCGTAGCGCTACGAAAACCGTAG
- a CDS encoding YbjN domain-containing protein, translated as MRQIHRLTEPRALALQLDELGWSAARHDDRTFRCVHDTSEGELVVFVRLDQNWLIASVVPFLRTRGDNSFELSRWLLRMNRDMYQTKFAYDEDGDVVLTVELPTESLDASEIRTALSDLLQHAIRHRRTLREASA; from the coding sequence ATGAGGCAGATCCATAGGCTGACCGAGCCGCGTGCGCTAGCCCTGCAGCTCGACGAGCTCGGTTGGAGCGCGGCGCGCCACGACGATCGCACCTTCCGCTGCGTGCACGACACCAGCGAGGGCGAGCTCGTCGTGTTCGTGCGGCTCGATCAGAACTGGCTCATCGCGTCCGTCGTGCCGTTCCTCCGCACGCGCGGCGACAACTCGTTCGAGCTGTCGCGATGGCTGCTGCGGATGAACCGCGACATGTACCAGACGAAGTTCGCGTACGACGAGGACGGCGACGTCGTCCTCACCGTCGAGCTGCCGACGGAGTCCCTCGACGCGAGCGAGATCCGCACCGCGCTCTCCGATCTGTTGCAGCACGCGATCCGTCACCGGCGAACGCTGCGCGAAGCATCCGCGTGA
- a CDS encoding DUF4240 domain-containing protein — translation MDEAWFWALIDASRRGCDHRSADEARGQPAVLERLLRALTPEDVAGFAHIFETLHARAYRWDLWHAAYVIEGGCSDDGFTDFRSGLIGLGREVFENALRDPLTLARLSGDSAFSQEGMRYAARRAYERITGRRLAVDVARAIEPAGEQLDEEVFLRKYAELERRFGPR, via the coding sequence ATGGACGAAGCGTGGTTCTGGGCGCTCATCGACGCATCGCGACGTGGGTGCGACCACCGCAGCGCTGACGAAGCGCGGGGGCAGCCAGCGGTGCTCGAGAGATTGCTGCGCGCGTTGACGCCCGAGGACGTCGCCGGGTTCGCGCACATCTTCGAGACCCTGCACGCGCGTGCGTATCGCTGGGATCTCTGGCACGCGGCCTACGTCATCGAGGGCGGGTGCAGCGATGACGGATTCACCGACTTCCGGTCGGGCCTGATCGGGCTCGGGCGCGAGGTCTTCGAGAACGCGCTGCGCGATCCACTGACGCTCGCGCGGTTGTCCGGCGACAGCGCGTTCTCGCAGGAAGGGATGCGTTACGCAGCGAGAAGGGCTTACGAGCGGATCACCGGCAGGCGTCTCGCAGTGGATGTCGCGCGCGCCATCGAGCCGGCAGGCGAGCAGCTGGACGAGGAGGTGTTCCTCCGGAAATACGCGGAGCTCGAGCGTCGGTTCGGTCCGCGTTGA